One Salvia splendens isolate huo1 chromosome 1, SspV2, whole genome shotgun sequence genomic window, AGAACGTGGGCAGGAGAGGTATCACAAAACTGGTTTAACTTAAAAATTAACCAAGTAATCCTATATGTTTATCTTAACACAACGCTGTGGCCTCCAAGAGAAAAAATGGGACAGAGTGAAGTTCATTAAACGCAGTTCCCCTCGTGAAGCATAATTATAGAGAAGATAGTAGTTTTACTTTGTTGTATTAGTGGCCAGAGGCACCAGCCAATGAAGAGTTTTCTCCATTTCTTCTTTGATTTTTGGGACAGTAAACTGCACAAAGAAGGAGAAgtataaatgtataaaaatCACAAGTAGACATTGAAAACTACATAATCATTGTTTGagccaaataaaaataaagaaaaaaggacCTCTTCACTGAGTTGAAAAGATTGCAGTCTAGAACGCAAAGCACATTTCATAGTTGGTGGCAGTCCCTGGTATAAAGCATCTCTTGTACTTGGCAGCACTGATCCTGATCTAGTGACCTGATCGAAAATTGCAGCCATAGTTCAAAAAATATAGGCTAACTAATTATATGTAGCATGGATCAGCTTCTCCatcttcaaaattttcatccACAAATCGAGCGAGAAGACAGGCATACTCCATAAGTATCATAAAAATTTGTTTCTTTTGGTATGTCGACCAAATCAACTTACAGAAAAGGAGGTTATATCGAGTTTCACGACAGACGCAACAGTTAAGAGAGAGATATGTTGCATGTCACTGCAAGAGAGGTACAAGTGTACAACGTAGAATAAGAAAGATGAACGAGCTCACAAGTGTATCAATCTGGGTTATGATATTTGCATAGTGGAGTGCAAGTCCAGCAGATCCCAGCTTTTGGCGGTGGTCTTTCGTTGGCTTGTATCCATCTTTAACAGTGAGTCAATAAAGCAAAGTATTATTATCTATTCCTATAACCAAACATAGATTTAAGGGAATACGTGACACACAGATTGAAACTCAGAAAGACAGAAACTACCAGAACGATAGTTCTTCGAGTTAAGACATACTCAATAAAAGGATTGTGCAACATAAGcagtaaaaaaatactccatatcttgttttgaaaaagaaaagcaTTTAAGTGCATTACCACTGGAACCAAATGCAGAATGGATCTCCAAACGTAGATAATGGACGATGTCCACAAGCTTCTCCATCACCTTAATTAACATGgataaagaataaataaatcagTTTGGTATTTGAAGAAtggttgtaatgaccaaaaagTAAGCAATATTCAATACATATAAGTCGTGttgcaaataaaaaatagtaagcTCTGTTTCTTGCGTATAGCATACATTTGGAACTCATATAAGAGAAGAGTTTGGAATTGCTACCGCCTCCAATATCTTGGACCATAGAGACTTCTTTTTCAAATTCTTTACGTGCTTCTTTAGACTCTTCAGCTCTGCACATAGAACTGCAAGGCTGTCTCCTTCATGGGGAGGGAGAACAATTTCAGAAAGAAGAGAGCAACAGTGCGAAACAGGAAGATGTGACTAGTCATAGGTTAGGGCAAAAAGAACAAAATGGGAGGCTCCAGAAAAATTATATCTACAAAGCAAAGAACACATAAGCATATGAACTTGGCGAGGTCATCAATGACTGTCATTTTAATTTGCAAAAAGTGATTACTTCTCTCATTTTACGAGAACATCATAATTTACAATATGAAGCTTTGAAAAACTTCAATACGCCAACAGAGACCAATTAAAATCAGGACAACCCACTTGATCACTTCATTTATATCTAAATTCTCATGTACGCACCATAACAATACATTGTCGAGTATTACATATAAATTCTTATTGGTGTGTACCTACCATCGGATCTTTCAAAGATTTAACATAATTTTGAATGGATCATAAGTACCTCTGTGTGCAGCATTTGAGTTATCCTCTTCTTGAGCTTTGCGCCGGCAGTCTTGTTCAAATCTGTCTAATGCATGCATTTCATGGTATAGTTCCTGGATAAAACAATAAATTACCATTTCTCTAGAAAAAGCTGTTTGATGCCAACGAAACAtacaacaaaaaattaaaatatcataagTAGTTGAAAAGAAGGGATTTTACAGAATGATAAAACACAAATTTAAACCCTGTCCCAACTTAATAAGATCTAACTGATTCAATATAAACAATAATATCTCTTGAGCCCTTATATCTGAAACATAACACAATACATTAAAATACTTTGCACTTGGTTCTTCTCGAACTAAAGACAATATCACCGATAGATATAATATTTATGAGATATTAGCTTCTTTTTTTTAGTAGCCTTGAAACATTTCATGAGGATGACTTTAATCCATAGTCTATCACAAATTTATTCTCCATCTCAAAAATTAATTATCCAAAAGCAGATAAAAAAGAGAAGTAATATAACTTACAGCAGTGTTCTGAACTAATACCATCAAATGTTGAATCACACATTCTGCTTCttctttcaattttttgtgAGGTGTGAGTTCTAACTCCAACCTAAATGCGTAGATGAACTCTATATTATATTGGAAACTCAGTTGTTGTGTTAACAAAGATATGAACAGCAAATGGAGAAAGGATATCTGCAGTTACTTCTCAAAGTAACGGTCCAAGTTGTGCCAATGAGGATCCTTGCACCGATTCCCAAAGCGAATCACCTCACCAGAGAAGACTTTCAATTCATCCCTAATTGATATTGAGAGAATGAGCACATCAGTGGAAAAGAGTAAATCATGCAACTGTTTTCAATATGCACACCTCTTGTCAGCTGCAGCGACTCTTAGGAGTTCACCCATATCCCTCGATGTTAGACGCTGTATACCCTCAGAAGGGAGTACCACCTCCTTCAAATGCCTAATATTCTCTTCCGAAAGTGAATTCATCAGATTGGCACCTTTAACAATGGTATTCGCAACTTCAAAAGCCAATATTGATATCTTGATTCCTTTTGTAGTTAACCCCGATGCAAAACCACTGCTAAGATTCAAAGTAGTCATGCTACTGCCAAGAGTATCCAACACATCAACTGCTTTCTCGAGGCCGGCATGGCCTGCTCTGCCAAGACGTGAACTCATTTCTGAGACCTAAGAGTAATAGTAGTTATTTATCGGTTTTCACAACACACACCAGATGCAAAACTTCCATGTACAAAAATCATGTGAAGTTGCAAACACAATTCGGGAAAGCCTGCAACACACGCACAATTTATGCAAATATACCACCCACAAGTACAGCAACACTGAAGATTTTAAATTACTGGTTCAAGTTTTGACACAATAGAGCAAATACTATAATTGACAGGCAAAATAACAAAGAGTTATATCCATTATAGCACATACCTTCGTCAATGCAACCTGTTTTGTTCTTGTTGGTCTCGATTTATCAGATAAAACCCTAGACAACCGAGGTATTCCATCATTGATATCATCCATATTTGTCTCATGAGGAACAGAACTCAACTCTGGAAAGGAGAATGGTTCCCTCGGTCGGTTGATAAACTATTCCAGGTCCGTAACTGAAGCGTCCATTAACATGAGGAAGTGCACCACCCAACGTAGTCTCATCAGTGGCTCTTCTCGAACAAAAACCGCCCATTGAGGCTGTAATGATAATAACCCTATTCAACACTAATCATCTAAGCAATCTTCAAACACAAATCCAGGCAAACGTCTTCCATCTCCCACTAGCAAACAGTACTCGTCATCTAAGCAATCTTCAAATACAAATCAAGGCAAAACTTCTTCCATCTCCCACTAGCAAACGGCACAAAGATACACCACATACTACCAATCTGACAGTGAAAGTTCAGGCCCAAACTACACTGACTCCCAACTATATAGCCGGACCAAACGCTCTCTCGACTACAACTTATAGGTGCAGCAAGCTCAAACTGCAAATCAAGAAATGGGAGTACAAAGCATTATATCACAAATTCAATAACACTCAGCTAAGGAGGTAAAGCTAAATTGTCTGGCCAATGCATGAGCTGGAAACTAAACTATATAATCTTGGAACAAGAAAAATATTGTTCCGCATAAGAAAAAAGCACTAGATGGATGTCAACAAATGAAGCCAATCATTAGCATATTCGCAGCTCAGAAAAGGTAAACCCAAATTTAGTCTAATgacaaaacaaataaagaatTGCTCAAAAACTACAGCTTCAAATGGAAAAACAAGTGAATAATTAAACTGCAATTGATTGAAATAAAGCCTAAAAATACTTTACTTAATCAAATAAAACTCCAGGAACCCTGTGTaaagaaagaatcaaagaaAACAACAAATACTCTCCACTTGTACGCACTTTTCTAAGAGATATAAAGGAGGATAAAGATGATGACTTGGATCtaacaggaaaaaaaaaatcttggcCGCGTCTCTTTCTACTCCACAATGATACAGTAGACGAAGTCAGAGAAAAGGAAAGGTTGAAATGATGATGATATTGTAGTTattagaaaaagaataaattaaattagaataattACAGTTATGCTTATATCTGTAGAATAAGAATGAGTTGAAAATGAGCAGCTTGAAACCCTGGTAATTAAGATTGAACAAAGATGAAAGACAGGATTTTTATGGTGTTCCAGTCTTCACAGAGACGTATAAATGTGTTAAATAGTGATGCTGATTGCTGCAGAGATTCTATTACAAATCAAAATGACCCAAAAATCAAGATTCAAGAGCTAGGTCAGTTAGTAGAGTGTGTCTCCCTCAGGTCAAAACCCGCCCATAAATCCAACTCAAATTTCTAGTAAAAGGGAAAAACATCATCAGTCTCATAGACTCATAGCACACCTTTGAGTCAAGAATGTACATCTAAATTTGACtacaatatttattaaaaaaatttagaaaacaaACGATAAAATGGTTTTTAGTTAAATATTTTTAGGATCCAATTAATATGTCACAATTGTTAAATGTtggatttattaaaaataatttccgACAATATGGCAGGATTTTTCATTGACATggctataacaaaaaaaaatgtcttTAAATTGAATGGACTGGTAAAATATACTGTACCACTAGTTGCATTTGAATTGAAATTTAGAGACAATAACCTATTTTTGCAAATTTCACTAGTGTTGCATGACATTTTTACttacaaataataaatatatgtttCTTTTTaatgcaagaaaaaaaaaagagatcaGTGATGAGTCATATGACGGAGCTTATGAGGGGAAAATTTATCATTTTCACTTGTTTGTTATTTGATGTAAAATTATTCTTTCTTTTGTATTTATACTAGGATAGGAGTATTTTGGAATAATAGCCTCATCAACTTTACTCCTCGTAATAGTatattaagatttactaataaTCAAGGGCATTATGTAAGATACTTTTATACGAAAAAATAAATGCAACcgaataaaagtaaaaataaaataatcacaaAGTCCCTGTCTTGACCATGGGATGCCCACAAAAAATAAATCAGAAATCAATTTTTTGACCCTTTCTTTGAGTTactctaaggccatccacaataggaatagcccagcaatagcccagccatagcctagccactgccacatcatcagcactaaaaatcctcctgccacatcataaatagcccagccatagcctagccacatcataaatagcccagccacatcaatagccacatcactaataacaattatataaaaatgaaataattaacaatcacacaatatacagaatttaatttacgagacatatacgagaaacattaataatactatccacatcactattaacaaatatatacaaaatgaaataattaacaatcacacaatatgcgaaatttagtttacgagacatatacgggaaaatgacgaacaaagcgcgtatatatagtgtttcgaaaaaaaaataattattttttcgcgctaggcggtgcgctgggcgatccgggcgctgcaatagcgccgaacggaccgcccagcgccacgcgaccgccgagcgctgcgcggtttctctctccaatcgcccgctgggcggctgcaatagatcgcccagcgaaccgcccagcgccgacgctcggctgggcggtcgctgggcgcctattgtggatggcctaagagcattagcaatggcgccctatggcgcgccacgtcagcagttttatcctcctacctccccacctgcagtggggcgccctaaggtgcgccctatgacgcgcaacatcatcattttattgttttgtttaattaatttaactgttttcaaataacaagtaacgagtaaataaaaaacggtctaaataacaaacggcgaagttttaataaaaaaaagttacatcattgaactaataaaaaaaaactaagtcggaccaattcccaacttccgacgcagctcatcgagtaacgcccggagatattcggcttcgtcggggtcggtacagtTCTTGAGGGCcatgtgcgtctgcaacatcgtccttgccatcgacgctgttgctaacagactcaaacgcggtggccgtctgtgTTGGGAGCTCCAGACCattaaaaaattctaaaatcaagaaaatatcGTTTATTGAGAATTTTAAGTCTTCAAATAGATTAAATAAATAACATGCTTTTTAGTCATGAAGAATTTTTTTCCGAACAGCGGAATATTCTCAATTTCCTTGAAATTTCAACTAAAGCATCCACTAGGCGGCGCGTCGGCGTCCCGCGTCCCGTCCCGGAGAGACGAGTTCGTCGCGCACTGCGTTGCAGCAAACGTCCCTTGCCGTCTCGTCCCTTGTCCCGTCCCGCGTCCCGTGTCGCCGAGCTACGCGACGGGCCGGCTCGCCACGCGCTGCGACGTGGCGcggcccggcgtcgtgcgtgacgcccactcgccggcccgcgagtgggcgtcgtcacgtgctgacgcaataaatatttttttaaaaaaaattcgaatttttttaaaaatttttttaaaaattattaaaaaaaattctaacggtaataataccgtttttttgttatttttttattttttttatttttaaattagtttttttactctataaatactcctacactcatcctcatttctcacacaactacacatctattcttctatcatctcaatttcctctcaAATTTCCTCTCAtcacaagatgtccggcgaaggcggctccggcggttccggctccggcgggtgggatctcaacgcttTCGgtgattgggagaccatgatcaacacactGGGCGGTTCCAGTGCGTcgacgccggggacccagggttcggagacaccggggggtaccaaccacccaacttTGACGTTGATGCATAttcccgtccctccgccccgcggtattcgcagggattatcctagatctgggaggattttcccgttgatccAACGTcaggagtaggccgaggcggtggaggtgggcgaggcggtgtacaaccccaggcgagcgaggacgaggaggaagaagaggaagaggaagatgatCTAGGctggcatccgtacagcaaccaggaaacgctggcggtgtacaacgcctggatcaccgtctcgtacgatcccatcatcgggaatcaacaacctcggaagtgtttctgggaaaaggtctgcgaggtctaccaccagataaagccgaaaggctcccgcaagcgcaaatacaaaatgctccgctctcactttgaccgagtcgaccgacaggtcaaaaaattctgcggcctctactcggccgaagcggcgccACTGCAACCGACATTTtaacgtccgctttgcgcgcctactaccaggacacCCGTCAATAATTCAGatatgttgatgtttggcaggccgtgaaggacgaggaacggtgggccgaCGGTtttcgctccagctcgggctcaaactcgaagcgcacgaagcatacggcgagtggtcaatactcgtctggtggtgacaccgctgAGGGCATCAGCACACATGAGGCTGAATCGCAGGAGTTTGcaggtacggtcggcgatgctggaggatccagtcgtgggcgccgtcggccgcaagggacgaaggcggcgaaagcggctagagcgaggaagggccgaggcgaatcaagccaggcggcctc contains:
- the LOC121811670 gene encoding protein PSK SIMULATOR 1-like isoform X2, encoding MSSRLGRAGHAGLEKAVDVLDTLGSSMTTLNLSSGFASGLTTKGIKISILAFEVANTIVKGANLMNSLSEENIRHLKEVVLPSEGIQRLTSRDMGELLRVAAADKRDELKVFSGEVIRFGNRCKDPHWHNLDRYFEKLELELTPHKKLKEEAECVIQHLMVLVQNTAELYHEMHALDRFEQDCRRKAQEEDNSNAAHRGDSLAVLCAELKSLKKHVKNLKKKSLWSKILEAVMEKLVDIVHYLRLEIHSAFGSSDGYKPTKDHRQKLGSAGLALHYANIITQIDTLVTRSGSVLPSTRDALYQGLPPTMKCALRSRLQSFQLSEEFTVPKIKEEMEKTLHWLVPLATNTTKAHHGFGWVGEWANAGSEMNHKLDGQMDLLRIETLYHADKEKTEAYILDMILWLHHLISQSRAANGGLRSPGKSPIRSPNQRMLQLSSQKPSSPSSTLSVEDQEMLQDVSKRKLTPGISKSQEFNTSRTSLSKHHRLTKSNSHSPIHETKRDPFPIRRPSSVPIINFDIDRIKALDMIDRVDTI
- the LOC121811670 gene encoding protein PSK SIMULATOR 1-like isoform X1, with the translated sequence MDDINDGIPRLSRVLSDKSRPTRTKQVALTKVSEMSSRLGRAGHAGLEKAVDVLDTLGSSMTTLNLSSGFASGLTTKGIKISILAFEVANTIVKGANLMNSLSEENIRHLKEVVLPSEGIQRLTSRDMGELLRVAAADKRDELKVFSGEVIRFGNRCKDPHWHNLDRYFEKLELELTPHKKLKEEAECVIQHLMVLVQNTAELYHEMHALDRFEQDCRRKAQEEDNSNAAHRGDSLAVLCAELKSLKKHVKNLKKKSLWSKILEAVMEKLVDIVHYLRLEIHSAFGSSDGYKPTKDHRQKLGSAGLALHYANIITQIDTLVTRSGSVLPSTRDALYQGLPPTMKCALRSRLQSFQLSEEFTVPKIKEEMEKTLHWLVPLATNTTKAHHGFGWVGEWANAGSEMNHKLDGQMDLLRIETLYHADKEKTEAYILDMILWLHHLISQSRAANGGLRSPGKSPIRSPNQRMLQLSSQKPSSPSSTLSVEDQEMLQDVSKRKLTPGISKSQEFNTSRTSLSKHHRLTKSNSHSPIHETKRDPFPIRRPSSVPIINFDIDRIKALDMIDRVDTI